In Mycobacterium stomatepiae, the following are encoded in one genomic region:
- a CDS encoding SDR family oxidoreductase, translated as MRYVVTGGTGFIGRRVVARLLDARPDAEVWILVRRQSLERFERLATGWGERAKPLVGELPELALSDETVAELGRVDHLVHCAAIYDVTAGEAEQRAANVEGTRAVIELARRLDATLHHVSSIAVAGDFPGEYTEDDFDVGQQLPTPYHQTKFEAELLVRSEPGLRHRIYRPAVVVGDSRTGEMDNFDGPYYFFGVLAKLAILPSLTPIMLPDTGRTNIVPVDYVVDALVALMHTDGADGRTFHLTSPKTIGLRGIYRGVAKAAGLPPLRGSLPRSVAAPVLKASGRAKRVRNMAATQLGIPAEVLDLVDLIPTFVSDTTQDALHGTGIEVPEFASYAPKLWRYWAEHLDPDRARRDAPQGPLQGRHVIITGASSGIGRASAIAVAERGATVFALARNGSALDELVAEIRANGGQAHAFTCDVTDSDSVEHTIKDILGRFGHVDYLVNNAGRSIRRSVVNSTDRLHDYERVMAVNYFGAVRMVLALLPHWRERRFGHVVNVSSAGVLARNPKYSSYLPTKAALDAFSDVVASETLSDHITFTNIHMPLVKTPMIAPSQRLNPVPPISPERAAAMVVRGLVEKPARIDTPLGTLAEAGNYLLPRTSRRILHQVYLGCPDSAAALGVSPTNGDHASAPTLVRRRPKRPVRAVGRIGMPRPVRKAIRLVPGIHW; from the coding sequence ATGCGGTATGTCGTTACCGGCGGTACCGGGTTTATCGGTCGCCGCGTCGTAGCTCGCTTGTTGGACGCTCGGCCCGACGCCGAGGTGTGGATTTTGGTCCGGCGCCAGTCGCTGGAACGCTTCGAGCGTCTCGCCACCGGGTGGGGTGAACGCGCCAAACCGCTGGTCGGTGAGCTGCCGGAGCTGGCGCTGAGCGACGAGACGGTCGCCGAGCTGGGCCGGGTGGACCATCTGGTGCACTGCGCGGCGATCTACGACGTCACGGCCGGCGAAGCCGAGCAGCGCGCCGCCAACGTCGAGGGCACCCGCGCCGTCATCGAGCTGGCGCGACGCCTGGACGCGACGCTGCACCATGTGTCGTCGATCGCGGTGGCCGGCGACTTCCCCGGCGAGTACACCGAGGACGACTTCGACGTCGGCCAGCAGCTGCCCACCCCGTACCACCAGACGAAGTTCGAAGCCGAATTGCTGGTGCGGTCCGAGCCCGGGTTGCGCCATCGCATCTACCGTCCCGCGGTCGTGGTCGGCGACTCCCGCACCGGCGAGATGGACAATTTCGACGGCCCGTACTACTTCTTCGGCGTGCTGGCCAAGCTGGCCATCCTGCCGTCGTTGACCCCGATCATGTTGCCCGACACCGGGCGCACCAACATCGTCCCGGTCGACTACGTCGTCGACGCCCTCGTCGCGCTGATGCACACGGACGGAGCCGATGGGCGGACGTTCCATCTGACGTCGCCGAAAACCATTGGGCTGCGCGGCATTTACCGCGGTGTTGCCAAGGCCGCTGGCCTGCCCCCGCTGCGCGGCTCGCTGCCCCGCTCGGTGGCCGCGCCGGTGCTGAAGGCCAGCGGGCGCGCCAAACGGGTGCGCAACATGGCGGCCACCCAGCTCGGGATTCCGGCCGAGGTGCTCGACCTCGTGGACCTGATCCCGACTTTCGTCAGCGACACGACGCAAGACGCGTTGCACGGCACCGGAATCGAGGTCCCCGAGTTCGCCAGCTACGCGCCCAAGCTATGGCGCTACTGGGCCGAGCATCTCGATCCCGATCGCGCCCGCCGCGACGCACCGCAGGGCCCGCTGCAGGGCCGGCACGTGATCATCACCGGCGCATCCAGCGGCATCGGACGGGCCTCGGCGATCGCGGTCGCCGAGCGCGGCGCCACGGTGTTCGCACTGGCCCGCAACGGCTCCGCGCTCGACGAACTGGTGGCCGAGATCCGCGCGAACGGCGGCCAGGCCCACGCCTTTACCTGCGATGTCACCGATTCGGATTCGGTGGAGCACACCATCAAGGACATCCTGGGCCGCTTCGGTCATGTCGACTACCTGGTGAACAACGCGGGCCGTTCGATTCGCCGTTCGGTGGTCAACTCCACCGACCGGCTGCACGACTACGAGCGGGTGATGGCGGTCAACTACTTCGGCGCGGTCCGAATGGTGCTGGCGCTGTTGCCGCATTGGCGGGAGCGCCGATTCGGGCACGTGGTGAACGTCTCGAGCGCGGGTGTGCTGGCCCGCAACCCCAAGTACAGTTCGTATCTGCCGACCAAGGCCGCGCTAGACGCGTTCTCCGACGTGGTCGCCTCCGAGACGTTGTCCGACCACATCACGTTCACCAATATCCATATGCCGCTGGTCAAGACGCCGATGATCGCGCCGTCGCAACGACTCAACCCGGTGCCGCCGATCAGCCCCGAGCGGGCGGCCGCGATGGTGGTGCGCGGGCTGGTCGAGAAGCCGGCCCGCATCGACACTCCGTTGGGCACGTTGGCCGAGGCCGGCAATTACCTGTTGCCCAGGACCTCGCGGCGAATTCTGCACCAGGTCTATCTGGGTTGCCCCGATTCCGCTGCTGCGCTGGGCGTTTCGCCGACTAACGGTGACCACGCATCGGCACCTACCTTGGTTCGAAGGCGGCCCAAACGCCCGGTGCGTGCCGTTGGCCGCATCGGGATGCCGCGACCGGTCCGCAAGGCGATCCGCCTGGTGCCCGGGATTCATTGGTGA
- a CDS encoding nucleoside hydrolase, which produces MTQSAPVFADVDTGVDDALALIYLLASPDADLVGIASTGGNVGVQQVCANNLGLLELCRATSIPVSKGADETLTGPLRTPSKVHGPRGLGYADLPPSDVTLTEHDSATAWVRAARAFPGELIGVATGPLTNLALALRAEPALPTLLRRLVIMGGSYDHIGNTTAVAEWNISVDPEAAAEVFAAWSEESLGSQRLPILCGLDLTRKVAITPEVLARLADAAGSTSTMMSVDDKRGTPSTASNPVIRVIEDAMRFYLEGYYDNGHGYLAHLHDPLAAAVALDPELIATRSGRVDVELAGTLTRGMTVTDWRREPNARIGVGVDPAAFFDRFIERVGPYAHRLAS; this is translated from the coding sequence GTGACGCAATCCGCGCCGGTGTTCGCCGATGTCGACACCGGCGTCGATGATGCGCTGGCCCTGATTTACCTGCTGGCCAGCCCGGACGCCGATCTGGTCGGCATCGCTTCGACCGGGGGAAACGTTGGCGTGCAACAGGTGTGCGCCAATAACTTGGGTCTGCTCGAGCTGTGCCGGGCCACGAGTATCCCGGTGTCGAAGGGCGCCGACGAGACGCTGACCGGCCCGCTGCGCACGCCCTCGAAGGTCCACGGGCCGCGAGGCCTGGGCTATGCCGACCTGCCGCCGAGCGACGTGACGCTGACCGAACACGACTCGGCGACTGCCTGGGTGCGCGCGGCACGGGCGTTTCCCGGCGAGCTGATCGGCGTGGCAACCGGCCCGCTGACCAATCTGGCGCTGGCGCTGCGCGCCGAGCCCGCACTGCCAACTCTGCTGCGCCGGCTGGTCATTATGGGCGGATCCTATGACCACATCGGCAACACCACCGCGGTGGCGGAGTGGAACATCAGCGTGGATCCGGAGGCGGCCGCCGAGGTGTTCGCGGCTTGGTCCGAAGAAAGCCTTGGGTCGCAGCGTCTTCCGATCCTGTGCGGCCTGGATCTGACCCGCAAGGTCGCGATCACGCCGGAAGTCCTGGCAAGATTGGCCGATGCCGCGGGATCGACGTCGACGATGATGAGCGTGGACGACAAACGGGGCACCCCGTCGACCGCGTCCAACCCGGTGATCCGGGTGATCGAAGACGCGATGCGGTTCTACCTCGAGGGCTACTACGACAACGGACACGGATACCTGGCACATCTGCACGACCCCTTGGCCGCCGCGGTGGCGCTGGACCCCGAACTCATCGCGACCCGTTCCGGGCGGGTGGATGTCGAACTCGCCGGAACCCTGACCCGCGGCATGACGGTGACCGACTGGCGCCGGGAACCCAACGCGCGCATCGGCGTTGGCGTCGACCCGGCGGCATTCTTCGACCGGTTCATCGAACGCGTGGGACCATACGCGCACCGGCTCGCCTCGTAG